The sequence below is a genomic window from Gymnogyps californianus isolate 813 chromosome 11, ASM1813914v2, whole genome shotgun sequence.
CCGCGCGATCCCGCGCGCTCCCATTGGCGGGCGCTGGCCAATCGCGTTTCCCCGCGGGCGGTGGCATCTCCCGCGCGGGCcggacggcggcggcggcgccggcgcTGCTGGGGGCAGGATGGTGCGGACGAAGGCGGACTGCGGCGGGGCCTACCGCAAAGgtgcgggccgggccggggggggagcGCGATGGGGGAGCGCACCGCTCCGCGGAGCCGCCTCTCACCGCTCCGCTCTCCCCCGCAGTGCTGGCCGCCCGGGCTCCCCGGAAGGTGCTGGGCTCCACCAGCCTCAACGCGGGACCGTCGCCGGCCGCCAAGAGAGGTGAGAGCGGGGCGCGGCTGgggctccccttccctccccgcccggccTGCGGCGGGGCTGACGGCCGCTCTCCCCGCAGGGGAGGGCCGCCGTGTCGGGGGAACCCGGTGTGCGTGAGGCCTGTCCCCGCCTGGCAGAGGGCATCGGCGAGTTCCTGCAGCTGTCGCAGAAGGAGAACCGGGTGCCCGGCGGAGAGGTGGCGGGGAGCAGCGGCCTGGGGCCGGCTGCCAAAAAGTAGGTGTCGGCCCCCGGGGCTCGGGGGGTGTCTAGGGGAGGCAGCCCCCATCTGTCTCCCTTCAGTCCCATCTGCCTGCCGTCAGGTCGCCCCGTGAACCGCTGGGGCTTTCTCAGGAGCGTATTTAATCGCGGGTTTCCTCTCAGCCTTGGAGACAGCACTGCAAGTCCTTACAAACCGAAATTGCAACGAGGTGGGGCCGAAGGAGGTGCAGAAGTGTTGTGCCTTGGGGCTAACGGGCAGGGAAGGGGTGCTCGGTGTATCAGAGAGGCAAAATGCAACGTGAACGGTTTTTGTACGCTTGAGGAGTTTCGGTGGTCGGCTGTAGCCCGGCTCTCGGGACGTGCTGCTTGAACTTAACATtcacttcctttaaaaaaaaaaaaaaatttaaaagctgtctGAAGTATGACAGAGAGCTAAAACCGCCTGCAGAGCAGCGGTGACACACGCAGCTGTCATCGCTGCAGCTGGTGCTCCGTGGCGTTGCTTTAAAGTGTGCACCCGTATTGTCAGAGTGTAGTCTGTGGGGTGACGTTAAACAGCAAAATCCCTGGCGCTTTCAAACAATACCGAGAGCGGCGTGCCTGGCTGCCTGCAAGGGGTGTATTGAGGGCTGTCAGTGCGTCCTTGGATGAAACAAATTGTCACTAGCATTCCTCCGTGGCTGCTTTGAAActacaatttatttttgaaggagCAAGCGACTGCTAAAAATTGACGGTGTGTCTCAGGACCTTCATATCCTCattgaaataatgtttctcAGCAAAGTCTGGTAAAACGCAGCATCTGTCTCCCCTGACCTCGTGGGGGTTTTCTAAAAATGGGTGGAGTAATTGGCAGTTCAGGCAAATTCTCTGTGCTCAGATATACTTCGTTTGCATACAGACCAGAGCGATGTGACGCTCCGTGGTGTCAgctctgtttcagaaaagcttaGGAGACTGCTAGCGACTTCGGTACGTCAGAAATTGAATTGCTCTGCCAGGCTGACACTTCAAAGATTAACTTGTAGGCTGCACTAGTGACTAAAAAGGTAGCAGTGTGAAACATTGCCTTACAGACACTCTATTCTCAATTGCCAAGGCTTTTTTTCACCAAATATAGACAATCCTAAACTGTCTGGATGGCTCCCATAAGAATTAGTCCTGAATTGTCTCGAAGGACAAGCAAACACAGACTTTTAAGCGCACCCTACCTCTTGGAGAAACAAAAGATGTGCACTGCAGTGCTGCAAAACTTTCACCTCTTCCATTTGAAATTTGTTTGGCTGAGTGAGGACCCGGTGGTGATAACCCTGCAGAGAACACACAGTGTCGCCATCTTAAACAACTTACAGCTTCCCAGTATCTTCTGGAAGAAGCAAGAGCTGTACTCGCTTAACTGTGcaactagggttttttttcagtcgCACGGGTAAGTTAGTCAGGTTGAAACTCAGGCGTGAAACGGGAGTTAAATTTTCAGCTTCCTAGAAATGGCGTGGAACCCGCACGCGGCCCTCGGGGTCGAGAATGACACGCAGAGACCGTCCGAGGATGTATCGGTGTACGTGTTTTCTGCACTGAAGTAGGCTTTCTCATTTGAAAGGTAGGTGCTTGCTGCTTAATCTGGGCTTCTGGCACTTAGGATAAAGTAGCTTGTATCAGCCCTAATGTCTCAAGGTGCAGTCTGGGGCTAATTAAAGGCACTTAGGTCACCCAGCCTCTAGGAAAAGGGCTTTGTTAGCCTTTCAAATGAGAGTTGATTGAGTTCTGCTAACTCCTTTGAATTGATAATGCTTTTTACAGAGCTCGCCCCCTGCCACCGGATCCTGCAGAAGATGGCGAGTCCTCTGAAGAAGAGTAGACATGAGCTGACCCCAACTTTAATGATAAACCGCATCTCCTACACTCGAGCTGTTTTTTGTATAgtttttttacagtttgttATGGCTTACGTTCAGCTATTGTACAGAACTAAAAGTATAAGTTTGAGAGACTGCAAGAACATTGTGGTGAAATTAATATATACTTTGTGAAGCTTAGCATTCAGTGTAAgtcactgttttaatttttatcttggTTTCCTTGAGTTCCTCAGTGACTCCTGCATATTGTGCAGCTTTTATCTTTTGATTGCCTTGTGCTTGTCCGAGACTTGCGTGATCATGCTCGTTCTGTCTTTAGAAAGCAGATCCTCAATTTTCTAAGACACCGAAGCATTCTGAAAGTACATCCATATCATGTCTTTATTGAAGTAAAAATTAACAACAATCTCTTTGTCCAAAGATGGGAAAACTGGATTTGAAAAACACCGGTGAGGTGGAAGGgcagctgttgctgctgtgatTTCGAGGTGAAgttaattaaaacaaactggGTTGTTCTAACAAATCAAAAACCCTGAAAGCCCGGGAGCAAtaaactgctaaaaataaatccaactTGTTATTGTGAAGTGCCTGAGGCTGCCACACAACTTTGGGGTACTTTATATGAAAGAGCAAGTGGGGTCTTGTGGAAAGAAGCGATGGTCTGGCTCTCAGGGGTTATGCTTCTGCTCTGCCTTAGAAGCACCACAAATGATCAGAGCACGGTTGAGCTGATGGAAAGGTGAGTGTTTGCACACGAGGAGAATTTAGTGGCAGCTCTGGTAGATCAGCCTGCTACATTTATTATGGGAAAGCGGTGAACGCTGTCTAAAAGCCTCTTCCTAAGAGTctacaaataaaaaggagggttgttacagaaaagcagtgcaATGTTTTGATGAGAAGTAGCTAGCAAGTGAAGATTTCTCTTTAatagaaactaaaaaaaaaaaaatatgtaaattaagGGGAATAAGCTTGTGATAACATGCTGTACAAACTACAGACTTCTTTGCCCTGACATCACACAAAATAACGTAAAAACTtgctttctgattattttttttgctgaactgAAGCACAGTGCTAGTAAGATAACACGCTGAACTGTTCTGTAAGTAGCTGCGTAAGATCTTACCTGCTTTCCCTGTCGCAAACCATTCGGTACCTGTGTCATACAGGAAGCGGGTCAGCCAGCGCTCCAATAGcaggtattttctttcttggtgcGGAGAGGCGAGGAAGATCTTAATGACCTTAGTAACTTTGTCAGTTATCTCAGCCTTCCTGGCAAAGGACAAATTCTCAGCGTGCAGAAATACTCTCCTACCCCTTCGTCAGCCTGAACGAAGTACTCCTGGTGCAGCTAAGGGCTTGTTTACGTGGGGATATGGGCTGGCCTAGTTGAGATGCTCACACTGAACGAGACCAGGGGTAGGCATTCCCAAATGGGGAATCGCAGCTACGGCTGAGCAGCGCCTGTGCTGCTCCAGGTCCCGCAGCTACGGAGGCACCATGAGCGGCTCTTCCCTTTGCCGTTTGACCTGCCAAACTAGCTGTAGTCCCCCGTCATGGTTTCTCCTCCAAAATTGCCTGGGAGCCAGCAAAAACCGCTGCACTCTTGTCAGATCTGTGTGTCACCTACATCAACTCCTGTGCGAGTCTGTGTTCAGCAGCCCCATGAGGGCTACGCTGCTGCAagctggggaagagagaaggactAAGAGCTACTCTCATCAAAATTAAATCAAGGCCGCTCTCCCAGGCCGATGGTCAACAGCGCTGGTGAAGACCTTAACAAAGAGGCTCTGGATTCCTCTGACGTACACGTCATTAAGAAGTTAAAATCTGATGGAGCAGGAACATAAGAGGCTGTGGAAGGATGCGATGTGCGCGCCGTGTACAAAAGGAGCTCAGGATCAAATAGTTGCCTACGTGGTACACACCTACCCTGCTGTAAAATCTCAGAGCAAAACTTGGTGCTAAGGAGCTGCTAAAACTGCTTTTGcttctaataaataaatatgttcaCTCCGCACAGGTAAAAGAAAACCCTGATGTTTACATCGGGAACTGCAATCTTATAGCTAAGGCccaaatttttttcatagaacaGCAATTTCTGGGCAAAACGCAGGAAAAGGTGTTTGCTGGGGCGCGTTCCCGTCCCGGTGGGAATATGGGAGAGCAACCTGCAGCCTGTGAGCAGGGATGCTACGCTGCGGCTGGGACAGCTGATTTAGCTCCGGCCGTGCCCCCACTGCTGACCTTTGAGTTTGGCTTTGTAGGGGAAACCGGAACAGCGCCCAGCTagtctgaaaatgagaaaaaaacatctaAGAGGGAGAGAGTGGTAAAGCAAAAGAGCTCCAGGcaactagaaataaaatttatagaTAAGACCCCAAAGACTTGTAGAAGGTTTCCACATCCAAAAGCTTgcctgttttggtttgggtttttttcccccagctatCGTtgctctaataaaaaaaattctccttaaaACAGCGCTGCATTTTGCAGGGCTGTAGGCGTTCGATTGCTCGGGGAGCTATACCTGTGCCGCGCCACCCCAAATATATCGCTGAACAATTTACATCTATGGCTACAAATGCTTTAATCCAGCAATATAATTAATAGCAAAGTTTAACGTGGTAAAGAAGGGTCACGTAcggtgttaaaaataaatttaagacaAGGATAAAGTGGTTGTATCACTGTACTCGGTGTAATATTCACCACGTAACAGGTTTCCCGGGCAGTGGGATTTCTAGAGTCTTAGGGCAAAAGGTGCAGTCTGGAGAACCTCTTAAGGGCAACAATCAGCTGGAAATCCAGTCGgttgttattactattattactacaAAGTAGTTTTCACTTTTGAGCTCGTTTCTTGTAAgtttaaagaattatttgatAACGATGCTATTTTCGTTAAATCTGTATGAACATCGCAACTCCCTGATTTTTTaacgggggaaaaaagagggaataCAAAACCAGCTAAAGCCCAGTGCTCGTGAATGCCCTCTGTAATTaggattttcagtttaatttataaaatagagAACAGGAGCAAGCTGAGACCTGCCAGCAAAAGTAAGACCCACCGCCGTGACCCTGCAGTGACCAATTTATTAATCTCAACTTATTAACACACTTACAAGcatccactttaaaaaaaaaaataaaatacccagAGCTGACAATAGATGTCAGCAGCATCTCCAGGTACCAAACGCTGCACTGTGCCAGGGACCAGGGCAACGCTCattctgccttcttccagtttatttatttaggtaACGTGCGGGGAATATATAAGCGTACGGATGAGAGACTGAAATTGCTCACTATTTCCTGAGAGTCAGTGTTATCTCGCCAGGTAATGGTCTCCCCAGGAAAACGGCATCAGCAAAATCACCCGCCTTTTCACCGGCTAAATCACCAGGGCTTGCTCAAAGCCAGCTGGAAgggcagggatgggcagggaggggaaccCGCTCCCCGCAacggatttttttccccatctccaaAGCGGGGAGTTTTCTGCAGATagtccaaattatttttctgatccCTGACCTCAAGAACGTCGCAGCCCTGAGTGCATTAAACTGCCTTGAACGGCCTCGGCTGGGACCCCCACCCACGCCTGAAAGGTCCAGGAGCTCCCTTTGACCCAGGCTGGGAGCACCCGGACCTTTCCTGGGGGATGTTGGGTGGACCTACGTCGCGAGCAGTTCATTGCTGGTTCCCGGCTCCTTGATGGCTCTTGGTCCATCAAGCCAACCCAGGCCAGGAGAAGCAAGGTTTCTCCCCTGGGAAAAGGGCTGGTTCCCCGCGGAATGGCCAAAACGCCCCTTCTCCCTCTGTGCTGGGGCTTGGGCTGAGCCGCTGCCGGATGGGGGGTGAcgtggggtgggaaggggacaAGGGCGAGGGGCGGCTTGGCGGGAGAGCAGGCAAGGGGGACGTGGAGACGGGGTGAGAGCCCAGGGGGTTCAGTGCTGGCGCGACTGGACGTGTGTTTCAGTAGGTGCTCTTGGACGCtccaaaagcagctgcaaaatgagCACAAATAGGGTGTTTAGGAGAGGAGTCAGTAGTGgtcagaaaataagaaatcctAAGGGTCTCATATGTTGAATTTTAAATCTTAGGGgcaaaattttctttgtctgGGCAAGAGAGAGTGACGGGACAGACCTCAtccttttccatccttttccttCAATTAACGTGGGATAATCACAAATTCCTGCTTCTCCAGagcattttcaagctttttccTGGCAAAGTCCTTCTGTCCTCATGTCCGAAACAGGACAGACTGAACATTTCTGCTGGATCTAGCTAGgctgggctggaaggaggaatCTCCTCCGGCTCTCCCGCAGCCAGGGCCGCGCCGGGGGGCAGCTGGTCGGCGAGGAGAGCAGATGTCCCTGCCGCGGGGACGCAgacggaggggagggggggaaagggcCGTCAGCTGTCGGGCTGCCGCCCTCTCGCCCCGCTGTGGGAAATCCCGAGACCTCAGGGACCTCATCCCCCAGATGAGGGGGTTTTCGTCTCTTTTGCCGACTTTCAAGGCTTTtcctaaaaaaacaaaaagctgttaCCAGACTATGCTGCACCGTAGCATGTACGATGTCCGCTTAATATTGCTGGCTTTTTTTACTTCCCACTCCTTGAAATaaacctccctgctgcagacGCCGCAGTTTTGAGTTCAGATGCTGCTTGCTTATGCTGAGGGAGTTGCACAGGACGCCCTCTCGCACAGGAGCGCTGTTAATTTCAGTCAATGCCAAGCCTGTTCACGTATATTCCTGCTCTGGATTGAACGATTACAGGGGCTGTTTCCATCGGGAGAGAGAAGGACGAGACCCTGGTACCTTCTCGCTCTACGTGGttgctcctctcctctcactCTCCTGccagaaaatgctcttttaatctttgttttttactctttgttttttttctctttgcatgctCACGGCCAGCATCACCCAAAAGGATACAAGGTCACTTTGCGCTTGTGTCCTGCGAGGTCCCCCCTGCCCACGCTGCTCCGGCGCTTGTGCCGGGGTGGTGCCTCCCTGTGCCCGATCCTGAACAGGAGCTGCATTGTCCTTCCCGCTGCCCCGGACAAAGGGATATTGTCCTGCCCACCAGCTCCAGCCGGCCGCCCCGCGGCAACGAGCCGGTTCATCCCAACCGGAGACGCTGCAGCAGTTTCAAGACTAAAAGCATGACGTTTCCTTTCTGTTAATAAGGCGGCGCTCGGAATCAGTCCGGCTTCTCACCTGTCTTGGTCGAGGATGAGGAGCCGAGCGTCGGTGGTAAAACCTCCGGTGGGGTGGTCCTAACCCACCCGAAACGTTTCTGGGTCAGCTGCGAGCTCCCTTCACCCCCACATGTCTTTCAACACACACTTCTGATAAACTCCCAGGGATTGTCACAGGGCTAACGAGAATCCGCATGTTTAATATAACTTACCAAAACAATTACTCAGACCGAAATTGTTCGATGCTAAACAATTTTTTAGGATTAAGATACTCCTTGGGAGCTCCCGGATGGTTCAGAGCAGAACTGGGGAGAATTCAGACGATGGTACAATTTCTATCTGAACAATGAAGcatctttcaaaatgcaaacGGGGATGCGGCTGCCCCTGAGCCCTCCGGGGATGCGGGTCCTGCTCCAGAATAACATAAGCTGCTTTGGTGAATTCGTACCATTTTCTCCTTATGGCACTTAAAAAATGGGAGCGCTGAATCTTAACGTTGCAAAAGTGCTTCATCCCCGGTGCCTCTTCCTTTTGTCAAAGGTGGGGTGACGCTcgttattttttttcattagtaataccacaaagagacaaaaagtgcaaaataagctcatcccagagcagaggctCGGGATAGTGTTAGACGTGATGATGCCAGGACAGGCTGTTTAGGTGGCTGGattaagaaatgttatttttgatATTAACATCACTGACTTAAAAGGTATAACATTGTAACTAAGTCAGCAGGCCGCACATATGTAATAGAAAAGagtaagcaaaacagcaaaagtgaAACATTAGCAAGTTATACTCAAACtgggatttattttctgcttaattaTGGCACCAGGGGAAAATTTACAAGCCCAGCCTTGGGAATACAAGGTAGGGGGGAAAAGATATAATTTTAACACCTGAATTATGGATCTAACAAATTTTCCAggtgatttttcaaaattaaccCGTCAGGGCCACGCACTGACGAGCTGTGACAGCGCGGCCGGTTAACGAGGTTGCCCGCGGGCTCGGGGGCCAGCGAGCCGCACGCCGGGGAGGAAGGAAGGTTTTCCTCACGGTGTTTTTTAACCATTTTCAAGGCATATCGCAATTTAAAACATTCATCTGGAAAATGTCCCGTTCTTCGCCGGAAGCGGCCTGGGAGCGTTGGGGTGATGACCCCCAGGGtttctgctcctgtccctgTCACATTTCCTCGGCAGCTACTAAAAGCTGGGACATTTTGAGCTTTTAGCGGGACGTGAGGCGTTCCAGGAGCCGCGTTTTCCCTCTGAAAGCactctgcagcccgtgggacAAATAACTCttggaggtgctgcaggcagaggagattCGAGGCAACGATTAATTCCTCGCTAAGTTTAAGGCCTCTATTTTGTCGCCTAGCTTTCCGCGTATATATTCCCCTTTTTATAGCCAGGTTTTCCCCTCTCACAGACGCGGCGGCTTGTTGCAGGGCGGGAAGCAGCGGGAGGAACCGGGG
It includes:
- the LOC127020542 gene encoding LOW QUALITY PROTEIN: PCNA-associated factor-like (The sequence of the model RefSeq protein was modified relative to this genomic sequence to represent the inferred CDS: inserted 1 base in 1 codon); amino-acid sequence: MVRTKADCGGAYRKVLAARAPRKVLGSTSLNAGPSPAAKRGESGARLGLPFPPRPACGGADGRSPRRGGPPCRGNPVCVRPVPAWQXGIGEFLQLSQKENRVPGGEVAGSSGLGPAAKKARPLPPDPAEDGESSEEE